In one window of Helianthus annuus cultivar XRQ/B chromosome 17, HanXRQr2.0-SUNRISE, whole genome shotgun sequence DNA:
- the LOC110925046 gene encoding uncharacterized mitochondrial protein AtMg00810-like codes for MESEFSALCKNNIWTLVPRPPNVNVVGSKWIFRTKFKADGSIERYKARMVAQGFTQIPRLDYSHTFSPVVKAATVRTVLALAVINGWKLHQLDVKMLSYMGILQKIRADPSLFIFKRDSCVMYLLVYVDDLIITGNQPSIMTSFISCLNKEFAIKDLGKLNYFLGLEVTYTQHGLFLNQSKYTLDILNRAKMLDAKPAPTPLSTNVSFVSTGTSFPDVTHYRSIVGALQYLTITRPDIAYAVNQVSQFLHAPTSAHFQEVKRILRYLKGTIAFGLHCSRPTHTSLLGYSDADWARCLDTRRSTYGYSIFLGGNLISWSAKKQPTVARSSCESEYRAIANTATEIVWLTHLFKNFMRYLQNVQPSFVTIKVPFFSLKTQSHTSGLNI; via the exons ATGGAAAGCGAATTTTCTGCTCTTTGTAAAAATAATATATGGACACTTGTTCCTCGTCCACCCAATGTTAATGTGGTTGGTTCCAAATGGATTTTTAGAACTAAATTCAAAGCTGATGGATCTATTGAGCGTTACAAAGCGAGAATGGTAGCACAAGGTTTTACTCAAATTCCGAGACTTGACTATTCTCACACATTTAGTCCTGTTGTTAAAGCTGCCACTGTGCGCACTGTTCTTGCCTTAGCCGTTATAAACGGCTGGAAGCTCCATCAATTGGATGTTAAAATGCTTTCTTACATGGGCATCTTACAGAAAAT TCGAGCGGACCCATCGTTGTTTATCTTTAAGCGTGACTCTTGTGTTATGTACCTTCTTGTCTATGTTGACGATCTCATTATAACAGGAAACCAACCATCCATCATGACCTCTTTCATTTCTTGTCTAAACAAAGAGTTCGCCATAAAGGATCTTGGGAAACTCAACTACTTTTTGGGATTGGAGGTTACCTACACTCAACATGGTCTTTTCCTAAATCAATCTAAATATACTTTGGATATTTTGAACCGTGCTAAGATGTTGGATGCTAAACCTGCACCAACACCTTTAAGCACCAATGTGTCTTTTGTTTCTACAGGTACTTCATTTCCGGATGTTACACACTATCGTTCCATTGTAGGTGCTCTCCAGTATTTGACGATCACGAGACCTGACATTGCATATGCGGTAAATCAAGTTAGTCAGTTTCTTCATGCTCCCACCAGTGCTCACTTTCAGGAAGTCAAAAGAATACTGCGCTACCTTAAGGGAACCATTGCTTTTGGATTACACTGCAGTCGGCCCACTCACACTTCATTACTTGGATACTCCGATGCTGATTGGGCTCGCTGCCTGGACACTAGGCGATCCACTTATGGTTACTCTATTTTCTTGGGAGGTAATTTAATTTCGTGGAGTGCTAAAAAGCAACCAACTGTTGCTCGGTCCAGTTGTGAATCGGAATACAGAGCCATCGCGAATACTGCTACTGAAATTGTTTGGTTGACTCAtctcttcaagaacttcatgcgTTACCTCCAGAACGTCCAACCCTCCTTTGTGACAATCAAAGTGCCATTTTTCTCACTCAAAACCCAGTCTCACACAAGCGGGCTAAACATATAG